A window of the Acidithiobacillus thiooxidans ATCC 19377 genome harbors these coding sequences:
- the rpsB gene encoding 30S ribosomal protein S2 yields the protein MSSNVSMRALLEAGVHFGHQARYWHPKMAPYLFGERNRIHIINLEHTLPMLRSALAFIEQVSRKHGRVLFVGTKRQAREAVEQEARRCGAFFVNQRWLGGTLTNFKTIRQSIRRLDELDQMTADGTLEKLTKKEGLTLSRERDKLERSLGGIKEMNGLPDAIFVIDVGHENIAVLEARKLGIPVIGVVDSNCDPLLIDYPIPGNDDATRAIRLYASLVADAILAGRQGGAADLLDEFVEVDEETIEIDAD from the coding sequence ATGAGCAGCAATGTAAGCATGCGTGCCCTGCTGGAAGCCGGCGTGCACTTTGGTCATCAAGCCCGTTACTGGCATCCCAAAATGGCCCCTTACCTGTTTGGTGAGCGCAACCGCATTCACATTATCAATCTTGAACATACTTTACCCATGCTGCGTAGCGCGCTGGCTTTTATTGAGCAGGTGTCGCGCAAACACGGTCGGGTTCTTTTTGTGGGAACCAAACGCCAGGCGCGTGAAGCTGTAGAGCAGGAAGCCCGTCGTTGTGGCGCTTTTTTTGTCAATCAACGCTGGCTTGGTGGGACCCTGACCAACTTTAAAACCATTCGTCAGTCTATTCGTCGTCTGGACGAGTTGGACCAGATGACAGCCGATGGCACTCTCGAAAAGCTGACCAAAAAAGAAGGTCTGACTCTGTCGCGTGAGCGTGACAAACTGGAGCGCAGTCTTGGTGGCATCAAGGAAATGAATGGTCTGCCCGATGCTATTTTTGTGATTGATGTGGGTCATGAAAATATTGCGGTGCTGGAAGCGCGCAAGTTGGGCATTCCGGTTATTGGTGTGGTCGATAGTAATTGTGATCCATTGCTGATTGATTATCCTATTCCGGGTAATGACGATGCTACCCGTGCTATCCGACTTTATGCTTCGCTGGTGGCCGATGCCATTTTGGCCGGTCGGCAGGGTGGTGCAGCGGATTTGCTGGATGAATTCGTCGAAGTGGACGAAGAAACCATTGAAATTGACGCCGATTAA
- a CDS encoding DedA family protein, with protein MHWLHLQPVTLSVIKEFLRQYGYWILFIGTLLEGEAVVIVAGALAHAGVLDLPVVIAVSWLGSTINDQVLYQVGSRYGERILDWLPNFLKRHVAQAEGLIRRFGDWVTLLFRFIYGTRTITPILLGVHHYPPRRYLVMNPLAAAVWAGVIAGIGYVLGASLQGLLNGVRQVQIILLLLLFVGALLYWFWHRGNKSKTGT; from the coding sequence TTGCACTGGCTGCATCTGCAACCGGTTACTCTGAGCGTTATCAAGGAATTTCTCCGCCAGTATGGGTACTGGATACTGTTTATCGGGACCCTGCTGGAAGGTGAGGCGGTAGTCATTGTTGCCGGGGCCCTTGCCCATGCCGGCGTGCTGGATTTACCCGTGGTCATTGCCGTTTCCTGGCTGGGTAGCACGATTAATGATCAGGTTCTGTATCAGGTAGGTTCGCGCTATGGAGAACGGATTCTCGACTGGCTTCCCAATTTTCTCAAGCGCCATGTTGCTCAGGCAGAGGGATTGATTAGGCGCTTCGGCGATTGGGTGACGCTGCTGTTTCGCTTTATTTATGGGACCCGAACCATTACCCCGATACTCCTGGGTGTGCATCATTATCCACCCCGGCGCTATCTAGTCATGAATCCACTGGCTGCTGCTGTCTGGGCCGGCGTCATCGCCGGTATCGGTTATGTTCTCGGGGCTTCATTGCAAGGCCTGCTGAATGGTGTACGTCAAGTGCAAATCATTTTGTTGCTGCTGCTGTTTGTGGGTGCTTTGCTTTACTGGTTTTGGCATCGCGGGAATAAATCCAAAACCGGTACTTAG
- a CDS encoding Ppx/GppA phosphatase family protein, whose translation MSEPVTTAVLENYLAAVDLGSNSFHMVVAEELGSEIRLLDRLREGVRLAEGLREDATLDPAVEKRALDCLARFGQRLRGIRPERVRIIGTNTLRQASAAEGFVQAIESTLGFPLEIVAGREEARLVYLGVAHSLAVDADERRLVIDIGGGSTELIVGQGFVPNNRESLHFGCVGSSRAFFPDDLITTESCERLEKKVRMAVEPMLDEFTGHGWDQAVGSSGTVKAINRILVENGQGSRITRNGMYWLREQILQLGSVRALSRLKGLKSDRAAVFAGGFMILYALFEALNIQEMRFSEGALREGAIYDLLGRIHQEDTRELSIHSLQERFHSQTRRNRGVAAWADQFFTAAMANWSLHGAHRQWLQWAALTHDIGLDIAHSGFHKHGEYIWRNADLAGFSRREQGVVAALLRTQRKRLPHLQFYSTLGIAAEDLLAVQRLAVLLRLAIVFHRGAQISGTAPALQVEDKVLRLSLPDHYKDKMPLLFADLEQEQENTAPDFHLHW comes from the coding sequence ATGTCGGAACCCGTGACCACTGCAGTATTGGAAAATTATTTGGCAGCAGTGGATCTCGGTTCCAATTCTTTTCATATGGTAGTGGCGGAAGAGCTGGGTTCAGAAATTCGCTTGCTCGACCGCCTGCGAGAAGGCGTGCGTCTTGCCGAAGGTTTGCGCGAGGATGCCACTCTGGATCCGGCCGTCGAGAAGCGCGCACTGGATTGTCTGGCACGTTTTGGTCAGCGCCTTCGTGGTATTCGTCCCGAGCGGGTCCGCATTATTGGTACCAACACGTTGCGCCAGGCTAGTGCCGCCGAGGGGTTTGTGCAGGCTATTGAATCCACTCTGGGTTTTCCTCTGGAAATTGTTGCCGGTCGGGAAGAAGCGCGACTGGTCTATCTGGGGGTCGCCCACAGCCTGGCGGTAGATGCGGATGAACGCCGCCTGGTGATTGATATTGGGGGTGGCAGTACCGAACTTATTGTGGGTCAGGGATTTGTACCGAATAATCGTGAGAGCCTTCACTTTGGATGCGTAGGTTCCAGCCGCGCCTTTTTCCCGGATGATCTGATCACCACTGAGTCCTGCGAACGGCTTGAAAAAAAAGTGCGCATGGCGGTAGAGCCAATGCTGGATGAATTTACCGGCCATGGCTGGGATCAGGCAGTAGGTTCTTCAGGGACAGTCAAAGCCATAAACCGGATTCTGGTCGAGAATGGTCAGGGTAGTCGTATTACCCGCAACGGGATGTACTGGTTGCGGGAGCAAATCCTGCAGTTGGGATCGGTGCGGGCCTTGTCCCGTCTGAAAGGTTTGAAGTCGGATCGTGCCGCTGTATTTGCGGGTGGATTCATGATTCTTTACGCCTTGTTCGAAGCCTTGAATATTCAGGAAATGCGTTTTTCAGAGGGGGCGTTGCGGGAAGGTGCCATTTATGACCTGCTCGGCCGGATTCACCAGGAAGATACCCGCGAACTCAGTATTCACAGTCTCCAGGAACGCTTTCACAGTCAAACCAGGCGCAATCGTGGGGTGGCAGCCTGGGCGGATCAGTTTTTTACGGCAGCGATGGCCAACTGGTCTTTGCATGGTGCTCATCGGCAATGGCTGCAGTGGGCGGCGTTAACCCATGATATTGGGCTGGATATTGCCCATTCCGGCTTTCACAAGCATGGCGAATATATCTGGCGCAATGCCGATTTGGCGGGATTTTCCCGCAGGGAGCAGGGCGTTGTGGCAGCATTGCTGCGCACCCAGCGCAAACGGCTTCCGCATCTGCAGTTCTATTCTACCTTGGGTATTGCGGCTGAAGATTTGCTCGCTGTTCAGCGTTTGGCTGTGCTACTGCGACTTGCTATTGTTTTCCATCGCGGCGCACAAATTTCGGGTACTGCACCCGCCTTGCAAGTGGAGGACAAAGTCCTGCGTCTGTCACTGCCTGATCATTACAAGGATAAAATGCCCCTGCTTTTTGCGGATCTTGAGCAGGAACAGGAAAATACGGCTCCTGATTTTCATCTCCATTGGTAA
- the phoU gene encoding phosphate signaling complex protein PhoU — protein MDKDQHISQRFNDDLNEVHELVLAMGGVVEEQISNAIRALQTGDNDLAREVVARDHEVNGYEVRIEEECINILAMRQPAASDLRLVMTLIKSIADLERMGDKASKIADMVLAMGHGTRNSNPAFLRDVGVMADYALNMLRRAMDALARADAEQAIAIAKGDEILNQEYRSALRRLITYMMEDPRTITPAIDALFIAKAIERIGDHARNICEYVIYLAKGKNVRHLPLDQVEQSLQGK, from the coding sequence ATGGATAAAGATCAGCATATTTCCCAGCGCTTCAATGATGATTTGAACGAAGTTCATGAGCTGGTTCTGGCGATGGGTGGGGTGGTTGAAGAACAAATCAGCAATGCCATTCGCGCGCTGCAGACTGGTGACAATGACCTGGCCCGCGAAGTGGTAGCCCGGGATCATGAAGTCAATGGTTATGAAGTACGGATTGAAGAGGAATGTATCAATATCCTCGCAATGCGCCAGCCGGCGGCCTCGGACTTACGTCTGGTCATGACGCTCATCAAAAGTATTGCCGATCTCGAGCGCATGGGTGACAAGGCCAGCAAGATTGCGGATATGGTGTTGGCCATGGGGCATGGGACGCGTAATTCCAACCCGGCCTTTTTACGTGATGTGGGCGTCATGGCAGACTATGCGCTGAATATGCTGCGGCGCGCCATGGATGCCCTGGCTCGGGCAGACGCTGAACAGGCCATTGCCATTGCCAAGGGGGACGAGATTCTCAATCAGGAGTACCGGTCTGCGCTGCGTCGTCTGATTACCTACATGATGGAAGATCCACGCACCATCACTCCAGCCATTGATGCCCTGTTTATTGCTAAAGCCATAGAGCGTATTGGCGACCATGCCCGCAATATTTGTGAGTATGTGATTTATCTTGCCAAGGGCAAAAATGTCCGGCATCTTCCCCTGGATCAGGTAGAGCAAAGCCTTCAGGGGAAATAA
- the pstB gene encoding phosphate ABC transporter ATP-binding protein PstB, which translates to MSELHNTKIAVRHLDFYYGSNKSLKDINLEMPEKQVTAFIGPSGCGKSTLLRVFNRMYSLYPGQRATGEVLLDGENILSPNMDVNMLRAKIGMVFQKPTPFPMSIYDNIAFGIKLYEKLRKVEMDERVEEALRQAALWDEVKDKLKTSGLGLSGGQQQRLCIARAVAVKPEVILLDEPTSALDPIATLKIEELVSELRNQFTILIVTHNMQQAARVSDYTAFMYIGEMVEFGQTNQLFTNPAKKQTEDYITGRYG; encoded by the coding sequence ATGTCGGAACTTCATAATACCAAAATTGCTGTTCGCCACCTGGATTTTTACTATGGCAGCAATAAATCCCTCAAGGATATCAATCTGGAGATGCCGGAGAAACAGGTCACCGCGTTTATCGGCCCTTCGGGTTGTGGCAAGTCGACCTTGCTACGGGTATTTAACCGCATGTATTCACTTTATCCCGGGCAACGCGCTACCGGTGAGGTGTTGCTGGATGGCGAAAATATTCTTTCCCCCAATATGGACGTCAATATGTTGCGTGCCAAAATTGGCATGGTGTTTCAAAAGCCGACGCCTTTCCCGATGTCGATATACGATAATATCGCCTTTGGCATCAAGCTCTATGAAAAACTTCGCAAGGTGGAAATGGATGAGCGCGTGGAAGAAGCCCTGCGTCAGGCCGCTCTCTGGGATGAGGTCAAAGATAAACTCAAGACCAGTGGTTTGGGTCTTTCCGGAGGACAACAGCAACGTTTGTGTATTGCCCGCGCCGTTGCGGTAAAACCCGAAGTGATTTTGCTGGACGAACCGACTTCTGCTCTCGACCCGATAGCTACCCTGAAAATTGAGGAACTGGTCAGCGAATTGCGCAATCAGTTCACCATTCTCATTGTGACCCACAATATGCAACAGGCCGCGCGCGTGTCTGATTACACCGCCTTTATGTATATTGGTGAAATGGTAGAATTTGGTCAGACCAACCAATTATTTACCAATCCGGCCAAGAAGCAGACGGAAGATTACATCACGGGTCGTTATGGTTAA
- the phoR gene encoding phosphate regulon sensor histidine kinase PhoR, with product MKTLRAWFYPLAVWALIPLFLAADSLRAWSYLPPVIIALILAIWVAWHRQQSQSFSAWFRNPDTHLPPLAGGLWEETFADGYHWRRDQEARQRQLSAQILQLRDALQAMPDVVVLMDERGQLVWVNPSGIRLLQLQWPDDVGKPLAFWLRTPNLRAFLSGEGPSSLQLAAPSDAQLFLEGVRYPLADAGALVIFRDVTRIRQLEQVRQDFVANVSHELRSPLTVVRGFLENLLDGPLAEDEEVGSQLHLMEQQTLRMQSLVEDLLSLARMEAAEAEPERCDTIIFSALIEGVLDTLKPNISEKRLKIHKHLDETLGIFAEQVDLTSIVRNLLENAIKYTPAGRSISISWGRGPDGLRLTVQDTGDGIATEHLQRITERFYRVDKGRSRRMGGTGLGLAIVRHAVERYQGHLEVHSEIGQGAVFTALFPLSLARSAVSGENVS from the coding sequence GTGAAAACCTTACGCGCCTGGTTTTATCCGCTGGCCGTATGGGCCCTGATACCCCTTTTTCTGGCCGCAGACAGTTTACGTGCCTGGTCTTATTTACCTCCCGTGATCATCGCCTTGATTCTGGCGATCTGGGTTGCCTGGCATCGGCAACAATCCCAAAGTTTCAGTGCCTGGTTCCGTAATCCCGATACTCATCTTCCCCCCCTCGCTGGAGGGCTCTGGGAGGAAACGTTTGCCGACGGTTATCACTGGCGGCGGGACCAGGAGGCCCGACAACGTCAGTTAAGTGCCCAGATTCTTCAGCTGCGCGATGCGCTCCAGGCAATGCCAGACGTGGTAGTGCTCATGGATGAGCGCGGTCAGTTGGTCTGGGTGAATCCTTCAGGTATTCGCCTCTTGCAACTGCAATGGCCGGATGATGTTGGCAAACCCCTGGCCTTCTGGTTGCGTACCCCCAATCTGCGGGCATTTTTAAGCGGTGAGGGCCCTTCAAGTTTGCAACTGGCTGCTCCATCAGATGCCCAGTTGTTTTTGGAGGGCGTGCGTTATCCTTTGGCTGATGCCGGAGCCTTGGTGATTTTTCGGGATGTGACCCGTATTCGCCAACTGGAGCAGGTACGCCAGGATTTTGTGGCCAACGTCTCCCACGAGCTGCGCAGTCCGTTGACTGTTGTGCGGGGCTTCCTGGAAAACCTGCTGGATGGTCCGCTGGCCGAAGACGAAGAAGTAGGCAGCCAGTTGCATTTGATGGAGCAGCAAACCCTGCGGATGCAATCCCTGGTGGAGGATTTGCTCTCTCTGGCGCGTATGGAGGCGGCCGAAGCCGAACCAGAGCGCTGTGATACGATCATTTTCAGTGCATTGATCGAGGGCGTGCTGGACACGCTCAAGCCCAATATATCCGAAAAAAGACTGAAAATTCACAAGCACCTGGACGAGACTCTGGGTATTTTTGCGGAGCAGGTAGACTTGACCAGTATCGTCCGTAATCTCCTAGAAAATGCAATCAAGTACACCCCCGCCGGGCGCAGCATCAGCATAAGCTGGGGCCGTGGTCCCGATGGTCTCAGGCTGACGGTGCAGGATACCGGAGATGGGATTGCTACCGAACATCTGCAAAGAATTACGGAACGTTTTTATCGGGTGGATAAGGGAAGATCCCGGAGGATGGGAGGTACAGGTCTGGGACTTGCCATTGTTCGCCATGCAGTAGAACGCTATCAGGGACATTTGGAAGTACATAGCGAAATTGGTCAGGGAGCGGTATTTACCGCACTGTTTCCCTTGTCTCTAGCGCGTAGTGCTGTCAGCGGTGAAAATGTGTCATAA
- the phoB gene encoding phosphate regulon transcriptional regulator PhoB, whose product MEEEKISSARILVVEDEEGIQELLRVALKRQGFEVCCESSVESAEPALQSWAPQLVILDWMLPGENGLAWCRALRRCEETQKLPIILLTARGEEGDRVHGLESGADDYLAKPFSPRELVARVNALLRRSYGNNSAGVVKLGELHVDLRAHRVYVKDVQLHLGPTEFRLLRLFVTNPDRVFSRDMLLDQIWGRQSFIEERTVDVHIRRLRRVLDEYGHAPLIETVRGEGYRCSAVVSDV is encoded by the coding sequence ATGGAAGAAGAGAAGATTTCATCTGCACGCATTCTGGTTGTTGAGGATGAAGAGGGTATTCAGGAATTGTTGCGGGTTGCCCTGAAGCGTCAGGGTTTTGAGGTGTGTTGTGAAAGCAGTGTAGAATCCGCTGAGCCGGCACTACAGAGTTGGGCACCTCAGCTTGTTATTCTGGACTGGATGCTACCGGGTGAAAATGGTCTCGCCTGGTGTCGGGCCTTGCGGCGTTGTGAAGAAACCCAAAAACTGCCGATCATTCTTCTGACTGCCCGAGGTGAGGAAGGGGATAGGGTGCATGGCCTGGAATCGGGGGCAGATGATTATCTGGCCAAGCCCTTTTCACCACGTGAGCTGGTGGCCCGCGTCAATGCCTTGTTGCGCCGCAGTTATGGTAATAATTCTGCCGGTGTGGTGAAGCTGGGTGAGTTGCATGTAGACCTGCGCGCGCATCGGGTTTATGTCAAAGATGTCCAGTTGCATCTGGGACCCACAGAATTCCGTTTGCTGCGCCTGTTTGTGACCAATCCAGATCGGGTTTTTTCTCGCGATATGTTGCTGGATCAGATTTGGGGCCGACAAAGTTTTATCGAAGAACGCACGGTCGATGTCCATATCCGCCGTTTACGGCGGGTTCTTGACGAATACGGTCACGCGCCCTTGATTGAGACAGTTCGTGGTGAAGGTTACAGATGTAGTGCAGTGGTCAGTGACGTATGA
- a CDS encoding DEAD/DEAH box helicase yields MSSDFASLGLSEPIWRAAAERGYTTPTPIQEQAIPVVMSGVDLLAGAQTGTGKTAAFAMPILHKLAATSETAFHGPSSVRALVLVPTRELAAQVEESVQLYGKNLSLRSLILIGGVKINPQMQKLRRSVDVLVATPGRLLDHIQQRSVDLSHVEILVLDEADRMLDMGFIRDIRRILAVLPKKRQNLLFSATFSPEIRTLADGLLNNPVSVEVASRNATADTVSQRFLAVDQDRKRELLTHLIGEQQWHQVLVFTRTKHGADRLAKHLSQGGMQAMAIHGDKSQGARTRALAEFKEGKVRVLVATDIAARGIDINELPHVVNYELPHVPEDYVHRIGRTGRAGNNGQAVSLVSVDERKQLSDVEKLLKRSFTKETIVGFEPKQSFSSQPHAPHTRRPAAPGAQRRAPSRSTGGGNRFRDR; encoded by the coding sequence ATGTCGTCTGATTTTGCATCTCTCGGTCTTTCCGAGCCCATTTGGCGTGCTGCAGCGGAACGCGGTTATACCACCCCCACACCTATTCAGGAACAAGCCATACCGGTGGTCATGTCAGGCGTGGATTTGCTGGCTGGTGCGCAAACCGGAACGGGCAAAACGGCTGCTTTTGCCATGCCGATTCTCCACAAACTGGCCGCCACGTCGGAAACTGCGTTTCATGGTCCTTCCAGCGTGCGCGCCCTGGTGTTGGTCCCTACCCGGGAACTGGCTGCCCAGGTAGAAGAAAGCGTGCAGCTTTACGGAAAGAATTTGTCTTTGCGCTCCCTGATTCTGATCGGTGGCGTCAAAATCAATCCCCAAATGCAGAAGCTGCGACGCAGTGTGGATGTGCTGGTGGCGACGCCAGGGCGCCTTCTGGATCATATTCAGCAACGCAGTGTGGATTTGTCGCATGTTGAAATTCTGGTCCTGGATGAAGCGGATCGTATGCTGGATATGGGGTTTATCCGGGATATTCGCCGGATTCTAGCAGTGTTGCCTAAAAAACGTCAGAACTTGTTGTTTTCTGCAACTTTTTCTCCGGAAATCAGAACACTGGCAGACGGCCTCCTGAATAATCCGGTCAGTGTCGAAGTGGCCAGTCGTAACGCCACTGCCGATACGGTTTCCCAGCGCTTTTTGGCGGTAGATCAGGATCGTAAAAGAGAACTCCTGACCCATCTTATTGGTGAACAGCAATGGCATCAGGTGCTGGTGTTTACGCGTACCAAGCATGGTGCGGATCGACTGGCGAAACATCTCTCCCAGGGGGGCATGCAGGCCATGGCCATTCACGGTGATAAAAGCCAGGGTGCCCGTACCCGTGCGCTGGCTGAATTCAAGGAAGGTAAGGTGCGGGTGTTGGTGGCTACGGACATTGCAGCACGAGGCATTGATATCAATGAATTACCTCATGTGGTGAACTATGAACTGCCGCATGTGCCGGAGGACTATGTGCACCGTATTGGGCGTACCGGCCGCGCCGGTAATAATGGTCAGGCGGTTTCTCTGGTCAGCGTCGATGAACGTAAACAGTTATCGGACGTAGAGAAACTTCTGAAGCGCTCCTTTACCAAAGAAACCATTGTGGGTTTCGAGCCCAAGCAAAGCTTTTCCAGTCAGCCGCATGCGCCGCATACGCGTCGTCCGGCCGCGCCCGGCGCTCAGCGCCGGGCGCCTTCACGTTCGACTGGTGGCGGGAATCGGTTTCGGGATCGATAA
- a CDS encoding potassium channel beta subunit family protein: MSADSKSNSMIYRHLGRSGLQVSLFSLGSWVTFHNQVDASGVREMMAMAWDAGVNFFDNAEVYANGESELLMGKALKELAWNRLDFVISSKFFWGLKPVGGKQSRTNSQNTLNRKYLMQAIDGSLQRLKLDYLDLIFCHRADPHTPVEETVWAMHNIIEQGKALYWGTSEWSADEIRAAWEVAERHHLHKPVMEQPQYHLFHRQRVEKEYARLYKDIGLGLTTWSPLASGLLTGKYIEGIPDGSRGAMQNMSFLQEELLDQQKNHAVAQLQEIAHSLDCSVAQLALAWVAHNPRVSTVILGASRPEQLQENLAALDVLKKLNPETVDKIEGLTAKFAD; the protein is encoded by the coding sequence ATGTCTGCAGATTCAAAAAGCAATTCGATGATTTATCGTCATCTCGGCCGCAGCGGTTTACAGGTTAGTCTGTTTTCTTTGGGCTCCTGGGTCACCTTCCATAACCAGGTAGATGCTTCAGGCGTTCGCGAAATGATGGCTATGGCCTGGGATGCCGGGGTCAATTTTTTCGATAACGCAGAAGTATATGCCAACGGTGAAAGTGAGCTGTTAATGGGTAAGGCTTTGAAAGAACTAGCCTGGAATCGTCTTGATTTTGTGATTTCCAGTAAGTTTTTTTGGGGGTTGAAGCCGGTTGGTGGAAAACAGTCCAGGACCAACAGTCAAAATACGCTCAACCGGAAATATTTAATGCAGGCTATTGATGGCAGTCTGCAGCGTCTGAAACTGGATTATCTGGATCTTATATTCTGCCATCGCGCTGATCCTCATACCCCTGTTGAGGAAACAGTTTGGGCGATGCATAACATTATCGAACAGGGCAAGGCACTTTACTGGGGAACCAGTGAGTGGAGTGCTGATGAAATTCGTGCTGCCTGGGAAGTCGCCGAGCGTCATCATTTGCATAAACCGGTGATGGAGCAGCCACAGTACCATTTGTTCCATCGTCAGCGTGTAGAAAAGGAATATGCCAGATTGTACAAAGACATAGGTCTTGGTTTGACCACCTGGAGTCCGCTGGCCTCAGGACTTTTGACAGGTAAATATATTGAAGGAATTCCTGATGGTAGTCGTGGTGCCATGCAAAATATGTCATTTTTACAGGAAGAATTACTGGATCAGCAAAAAAATCATGCTGTAGCTCAATTGCAGGAAATTGCGCACTCATTGGATTGTAGTGTCGCACAATTGGCTTTAGCCTGGGTGGCTCATAATCCCAGAGTCAGTACAGTTATTCTTGGAGCATCTCGTCCTGAACAATTACAAGAAAATCTTGCTGCGTTGGATGTTCTGAAGAAGCTGAATCCGGAAACGGTGGATAAGATTGAAGGTTTGACGGCGAAATTTGCCGATTAA
- the mnmA gene encoding tRNA 2-thiouridine(34) synthase MnmA: MAAPKALVALSGGVDSAVAAILMQEQGYDLIGVTMRLWPKSRCCDEKDIEDAAEVCARLNIPYQVLDYREAFRQQVVDVFVAEYQAGRTPNPCARCNQFLKFDALLEEGKKLGATILGTGHYARLQETPSGMSLLRGEDAAKDQSYFLFALNAGLLPQLCFPVGEMNKDAVRAIARRHGLPVAAKQDSQDICFVPDGDYRRFLADYAGLDMEQEGEMVDSSGQVIGHHSGTLNFTVGQRKGLGGGNGQPRYVLALDPVRNQVRVGSENELYQPQAYLQDCNWLTPLSASDEHPVTVKLRYRSRPEPGLLLLKEDGRAEIRFHEAQRAITPGQAAVCYQGERLIGGGWISSAHGV, from the coding sequence ATGGCGGCGCCCAAGGCATTGGTGGCACTTTCCGGCGGTGTGGATTCAGCGGTAGCTGCGATTCTCATGCAGGAACAGGGCTATGACCTGATCGGTGTTACCATGCGCCTGTGGCCGAAAAGTCGTTGTTGCGACGAGAAAGATATTGAAGACGCAGCCGAAGTCTGTGCCCGGCTCAATATCCCTTATCAGGTTCTGGATTATCGCGAGGCTTTTCGCCAGCAGGTTGTGGATGTGTTTGTGGCAGAATATCAGGCGGGGCGAACGCCCAATCCCTGTGCCCGCTGCAATCAGTTTCTCAAGTTCGATGCCCTGTTGGAAGAAGGGAAAAAGCTGGGGGCGACGATTCTCGGTACGGGTCATTATGCCCGTCTTCAGGAAACCCCTTCCGGGATGTCTTTGCTGCGGGGTGAGGACGCAGCCAAAGATCAGTCCTATTTTCTGTTTGCTCTGAATGCTGGTCTGCTGCCACAGTTGTGTTTTCCGGTGGGTGAAATGAATAAGGACGCGGTTCGGGCCATCGCCCGGCGGCACGGTTTGCCGGTGGCAGCTAAACAGGACTCTCAGGATATCTGCTTTGTTCCGGACGGGGACTATCGGCGTTTCCTGGCGGATTATGCCGGCCTTGATATGGAGCAGGAAGGGGAGATGGTCGATAGCAGCGGTCAAGTGATCGGGCATCATTCCGGAACCCTGAATTTTACCGTAGGACAGCGCAAAGGTCTGGGTGGCGGCAATGGCCAGCCGCGCTACGTGCTGGCCCTGGACCCGGTTCGTAATCAGGTGCGCGTCGGTAGTGAAAATGAGTTGTATCAGCCTCAGGCCTATTTGCAGGACTGCAACTGGCTGACGCCCCTGTCTGCTTCTGATGAACACCCTGTGACCGTCAAGTTGCGGTATCGCTCGCGCCCGGAGCCGGGACTGTTGCTCCTGAAGGAAGATGGTCGTGCCGAAATCCGCTTTCATGAAGCACAACGGGCCATTACTCCCGGTCAGGCGGCGGTGTGTTATCAGGGCGAGCGTCTGATTGGTGGTGGCTGGATCAGTAGCGCCCATGGTGTTTGA